The following are encoded in a window of Pseudomonas graminis genomic DNA:
- a CDS encoding HD domain-containing protein, with product MTSTDLQRLYNKAWLFASHAHVGQLMKGSNLPYTTHVAMVANELIFADRESDIGDLTIAMPAALLHDVIEDTGTSEEALAEVFGAAVASTVACLSKNLIVPFSDEGYFQAIAAHSREAAAIKLCDRITNLQSAPSTWSLEKRASYHEESAQILAALGPTNDYLNRRLTDAMARYKSLHVDQQREI from the coding sequence TTGACGTCAACCGACCTGCAGCGCCTTTACAACAAAGCCTGGCTGTTCGCCTCCCACGCCCACGTCGGGCAACTGATGAAAGGATCGAATCTGCCGTACACGACCCATGTCGCGATGGTGGCGAACGAATTGATTTTCGCGGATCGGGAAAGTGACATTGGTGACCTGACCATCGCGATGCCCGCCGCGCTTCTGCACGACGTAATCGAGGACACGGGGACCTCGGAAGAGGCACTGGCTGAGGTGTTCGGCGCCGCTGTCGCCTCGACCGTCGCCTGCCTGAGCAAGAACCTGATCGTGCCTTTCTCGGACGAGGGCTATTTCCAGGCGATCGCGGCGCATTCCCGGGAAGCGGCGGCGATCAAGTTGTGTGACCGGATCACCAATCTCCAATCCGCGCCATCGACGTGGTCCCTGGAAAAGCGCGCGTCTTATCACGAGGAATCTGCGCAGATTCTGGCGGCGCTCGGGCCTACCAATGACTATTTGAATCGCCGGCTTACCGATGCGATGGCGCGCTACAAATCCTTGCACGTCGATCAGCAGCGGGAAATCTGA
- a CDS encoding SRPBCC family protein, whose amino-acid sequence MVLVEYSAGLPCSADQAWKVLREFGGIADWHPAIVKSGIKGEAGILRVGAVRRLALADGAVLRERLTEFDDGLRALAYVFEESPLPVDGYRAQIRVDEVAGSVDRCVVRWSAGFEVREAGTEAEFEGLVRELIVQGHEGLEGTVLG is encoded by the coding sequence ATGGTATTAGTTGAGTACAGCGCAGGTTTGCCGTGCAGTGCGGATCAGGCGTGGAAGGTGCTGCGGGAGTTTGGCGGAATCGCGGACTGGCATCCGGCGATTGTGAAGAGCGGCATCAAGGGTGAAGCCGGGATTTTGCGGGTGGGTGCGGTCCGGCGGCTGGCGCTCGCGGACGGTGCCGTATTGCGGGAGCGTTTGACTGAATTTGACGATGGGCTCAGGGCGTTGGCTTACGTGTTCGAGGAGTCGCCGTTGCCGGTGGATGGGTATCGGGCGCAGATTCGAGTGGATGAGGTTGCGGGGTCGGTCGATCGTTGTGTGGTGCGCTGGAGTGCTGGGTTCGAAGTGCGGGAAGCCGGGACTGAGGCGGAATTTGAGGGATTGGTCAGGGAATTGATTGTGCAGGGGCATGAGGGTTTGGAGGGGACGGTTCTGGGTTGA
- a CDS encoding nuclear transport factor 2 family protein has protein sequence MSKNIKAVATHEYNAVITTASRYVKGLREGSVATIKQAFHEEAVMYGFTNGQLLGGPISNLYDFVESNGKAADITTRLDVLAITPTTAVVRVDMEKDAIGADYNDYLTLIKINGDWKVIAKVYHQFEG, from the coding sequence ATGAGCAAGAACATCAAAGCCGTTGCTACACACGAGTACAACGCTGTCATCACTACCGCCAGCCGCTACGTTAAAGGCCTGCGCGAAGGCAGCGTTGCGACGATCAAGCAGGCCTTTCATGAAGAGGCGGTGATGTACGGTTTTACCAACGGCCAATTGCTGGGGGGGCCGATCAGCAACTTGTATGACTTTGTTGAAAGCAACGGTAAAGCAGCGGACATCACGACGCGGCTGGATGTGCTGGCGATTACGCCGACTACGGCTGTGGTGCGGGTGGACATGGAGAAGGACGCCATTGGGGCGGATTACAACGACTACCTGACGTTGATCAAGATCAATGGCGACTGGAAGGTGATTGCCAAGGTTTATCACCAGTTTGAGGGGTAG
- a CDS encoding SDR family oxidoreductase has product MNYLDQKTAIVTGASSGIGAATARELAAQGVNVVAAALDEKGLAALVSKLRAAGYEASSFVTDVTDAEQTRALAQFAKDTYGSVDILVNNAGLMLFSHWVDLVTQDWNAMIDVNIKGYLNTIAATLPFMLEQKSGQILNMDSVAGHQVGPGAGVYSATKFFVQAMTESMRKELGVHHGIRVNTVSPGVINTGWADKVTDPAGRKAAHALNEIAIAPEDISRAIIYALNQPANVTVNDLIISPTRQDW; this is encoded by the coding sequence ATGAATTATCTGGACCAGAAAACCGCCATCGTCACCGGTGCGTCTTCAGGCATCGGCGCTGCAACCGCCCGAGAATTGGCCGCCCAAGGGGTTAACGTCGTTGCTGCCGCGCTGGATGAGAAAGGCCTCGCCGCGCTGGTCAGCAAACTCCGCGCAGCCGGTTACGAGGCGTCCAGTTTTGTCACCGACGTGACCGACGCTGAACAGACGCGCGCTTTGGCGCAGTTCGCCAAAGACACCTACGGCTCGGTCGACATCCTCGTCAACAACGCCGGCCTGATGCTGTTCTCCCACTGGGTTGACCTCGTGACCCAGGACTGGAACGCCATGATCGACGTCAACATCAAGGGCTACCTGAACACCATCGCCGCCACCCTGCCCTTCATGCTTGAACAGAAATCCGGGCAGATCCTCAACATGGATTCGGTGGCAGGCCACCAGGTCGGCCCCGGCGCCGGCGTCTACAGCGCGACCAAATTCTTCGTGCAAGCCATGACCGAATCCATGCGCAAGGAGCTGGGCGTGCACCATGGCATCCGCGTCAACACCGTCAGCCCCGGCGTCATTAACACCGGCTGGGCGGACAAAGTCACCGACCCCGCTGGCCGCAAAGCGGCACATGCGCTCAACGAAATTGCCATCGCGCCGGAAGACATCAGCCGCGCCATCATCTACGCGCTGAATCAGCCCGCCAACGTCACCGTCAACGACCTGATCATTTCACCCACCCGACAGGACTGGTGA
- a CDS encoding alkene reductase, which produces MTDISNSTDLFSPVQMGAIKMANRIVMAPVTRSRYEEDGVPGELHAIYYAQRATAGLIVAEATNISAQGRGYAATPGIWSKAQVAGWRKVTDAVHAAGGKIVSQLWHVGRFSSVDLQPNGEAPVAPSAIQAEGNTYTVDGFVPVSMPRALETDEIPGIIEQYKHAAENAKRAGFDGLEVHSANSYLLDQFLRDSTNQRTDQYGGSIENRARLTLEVTQAIVDIWGHDRVGIRLSPVTPDAGNTPPDSNVMALHGYLIQQLNRFNLAYLHFVEGATATSREVPEGVDMDALSAQFNGPFIGNNNYDLDMAVERRAQGKIDAVAFGRLFISNPDLVARLRHGAELTIAPRETYYGGGAKGYTDWPLGTY; this is translated from the coding sequence ATGACTGACATCAGCAACAGCACCGACTTGTTTTCCCCCGTGCAGATGGGCGCCATCAAGATGGCCAACCGCATCGTCATGGCACCCGTCACCCGCAGCCGCTACGAAGAAGACGGCGTGCCCGGTGAACTGCACGCCATTTACTACGCCCAGCGCGCCACCGCCGGGTTGATCGTGGCCGAAGCCACCAACATCTCCGCCCAGGGACGCGGCTATGCAGCGACGCCCGGGATCTGGAGCAAAGCGCAGGTCGCCGGCTGGCGCAAAGTCACCGACGCCGTGCACGCGGCTGGCGGCAAGATCGTCAGCCAGCTCTGGCACGTGGGCCGATTCTCCAGCGTCGACCTGCAGCCCAACGGCGAAGCCCCGGTCGCGCCGTCCGCCATTCAGGCCGAGGGCAACACCTACACGGTCGACGGCTTCGTCCCGGTGTCGATGCCCCGCGCGCTGGAAACCGACGAGATCCCCGGCATCATCGAGCAGTACAAGCACGCGGCCGAGAACGCCAAGCGCGCAGGGTTCGACGGCCTCGAGGTCCACTCGGCGAACAGCTACCTGCTCGACCAGTTCCTGCGCGACTCCACTAATCAGCGCACCGATCAATATGGCGGCTCGATTGAAAACCGCGCGCGGCTGACGCTGGAAGTCACCCAGGCCATCGTCGACATCTGGGGCCATGACCGCGTGGGCATTCGGCTGTCGCCGGTCACGCCGGATGCGGGTAATACGCCGCCGGACAGCAACGTCATGGCGTTGCACGGGTACCTGATTCAGCAGTTGAACCGCTTCAATCTGGCGTACCTGCACTTTGTCGAAGGCGCGACCGCCACCTCCCGTGAAGTCCCGGAAGGCGTCGACATGGATGCCTTGAGTGCCCAGTTCAACGGTCCGTTCATTGGCAACAACAACTACGACCTGGACATGGCCGTGGAGCGCCGCGCCCAGGGCAAGATCGACGCCGTCGCGTTCGGTCGCCTGTTCATCTCCAACCCGGACCTGGTCGCGCGTCTGCGCCATGGCGCCGAACTGACCATCGCCCCGCGCGAAACCTATTACGGCGGCGGCGCCAAGGGCTACACCGACTGGCCGCTGGGCACTTACTAA
- a CDS encoding TetR/AcrR family transcriptional regulator produces the protein MKKPNLEMRQHIIDVAKSLMTHKGYTAVGLAEVVSAAGVPKGSFYYYFKSKEEFGAALLDEYFSEYLGRVDTVMTRSGTGVEKLLAYFDYWIETQGTDHPEGKCLVVKLGPEVCDLSEDMRRVLEAGTAKIIKRITACVDMGVADGSLHIEEDSEAFAETLYQLWLGASLLVKVNKSTTSFDTAMSLTQRLLR, from the coding sequence ATGAAGAAACCCAACCTGGAAATGCGCCAACACATCATCGACGTCGCCAAGTCGCTGATGACCCACAAGGGCTACACTGCCGTGGGCCTGGCAGAAGTGGTGAGCGCGGCGGGCGTGCCCAAGGGCTCGTTTTACTATTACTTCAAATCGAAGGAAGAGTTCGGCGCCGCGTTGCTCGATGAGTACTTCTCCGAGTACCTCGGCCGTGTCGACACCGTCATGACGCGATCAGGCACCGGCGTCGAAAAGCTGCTGGCCTACTTCGATTACTGGATCGAGACCCAGGGCACCGATCATCCGGAAGGCAAATGCCTGGTGGTCAAGCTGGGTCCGGAAGTCTGCGACCTGTCCGAAGACATGCGCAGGGTGCTGGAGGCCGGCACCGCGAAGATCATCAAGCGCATCACCGCCTGCGTCGACATGGGCGTGGCAGACGGCAGCCTGCACATCGAAGAAGACAGCGAGGCTTTCGCCGAAACCCTGTATCAACTGTGGCTGGGCGCTTCCCTTCTGGTGAAGGTGAACAAGTCCACTACCTCCTTCGACACGGCCATGAGCCTGACCCAACGCCTGCTGCGGTAG
- a CDS encoding GNAT family N-acetyltransferase, with amino-acid sequence MDEVISYRQAMVEDVTAICELGQLLNAIHHAERPDIYTDETLDHTRDAPHWLSFLNNPEQVVFLAFVGDRAAGFVSAGMFSAGGPLMQPMAFARIGSVCVAQVFWGKGLGRGLIEHVKAWALERGAQDIRLSVWGFNTHARRLYEELGFETRAYEMGMRLL; translated from the coding sequence ATGGACGAAGTGATCAGCTACCGACAAGCCATGGTCGAGGACGTGACGGCAATCTGCGAACTGGGGCAGCTACTCAACGCCATTCACCACGCGGAGCGTCCCGATATTTACACAGATGAAACCCTCGATCACACCCGCGATGCCCCTCACTGGCTGAGCTTTCTTAACAACCCGGAGCAGGTGGTTTTCCTGGCGTTCGTCGGGGATCGAGCGGCGGGGTTTGTCAGCGCGGGGATGTTTTCAGCAGGTGGGCCTTTGATGCAGCCGATGGCATTCGCGCGGATTGGCTCGGTGTGCGTGGCCCAGGTTTTCTGGGGGAAAGGCCTGGGCCGTGGGTTGATTGAGCACGTGAAAGCATGGGCGCTGGAACGCGGCGCGCAGGACATTCGGCTGTCGGTGTGGGGCTTCAATACCCATGCGCGGCGGCTGTATGAAGAGCTCGGGTTTGAGACACGGGCTTATGAAATGGGGATGCGGTTGTTGTGA
- a CDS encoding LysR family transcriptional regulator gives MDRFDAMQAFVRVVETGSFTKAAGTLHMSKTTVTQLVQQLEARLRVKLLNRTTRKVNVTADGAVFYERALRVLADLDDAETGLSVASAAPRGRLRVDVPSPFARMVLIPALPDFNARYPDIQIDLGVSDRMIDLIGENVDCVVRGGELTDQSLMARHITDLKLGVYASPAYLQRAGTPANPRDLEDPQHRIVGYRWARTGQLFPMVLQRDGERVQVQSRYLLSVDDGNAYLAAGLAGMGALWLPQYMAQPSVHSGELVALFEDWQLESMPMYVAFPPNRHISIKLRVFIDWVVELMGEGYKSRSSATIKQG, from the coding sequence ATGGACCGTTTCGACGCGATGCAGGCGTTCGTTCGAGTGGTAGAAACCGGCAGTTTCACCAAGGCCGCCGGCACGTTGCACATGAGCAAGACCACGGTAACGCAACTGGTGCAGCAGCTCGAAGCGCGGTTGCGGGTCAAGCTGCTCAACCGCACCACGCGCAAGGTCAACGTCACCGCCGACGGCGCGGTGTTCTACGAACGTGCGCTGCGCGTGCTGGCGGATCTGGACGACGCGGAAACCGGTCTGTCCGTTGCCTCCGCGGCGCCACGAGGGCGTTTGCGCGTTGACGTGCCCAGCCCGTTCGCCCGCATGGTGCTGATCCCGGCGCTGCCAGACTTCAACGCCCGCTATCCCGACATCCAGATCGACCTGGGCGTGAGCGACCGGATGATCGACCTCATCGGCGAAAACGTGGACTGCGTGGTGCGCGGCGGCGAACTCACCGATCAATCGCTGATGGCCCGGCACATCACCGACCTGAAGCTGGGCGTCTACGCGTCCCCAGCGTATCTGCAGCGCGCAGGCACGCCGGCTAATCCCCGTGACCTCGAAGACCCGCAGCACCGCATCGTCGGCTACCGCTGGGCGCGCACCGGGCAGCTGTTCCCGATGGTGCTGCAGAGGGACGGCGAAAGGGTTCAGGTGCAGAGCCGCTATTTGCTCTCGGTGGACGACGGCAATGCGTACCTCGCGGCAGGTCTTGCCGGCATGGGCGCCCTCTGGCTGCCGCAGTACATGGCCCAGCCGTCCGTGCACAGCGGTGAGTTGGTTGCGCTGTTCGAGGACTGGCAGCTGGAGTCGATGCCGATGTACGTGGCCTTCCCGCCCAACCGGCACATCAGCATCAAGCTGCGGGTGTTCATCGACTGGGTTGTGGAGTTGATGGGCGAAGGGTACAAAAGCCGATCTTCCGCAACGATTAAACAAGGATGA
- a CDS encoding RidA family protein, producing MTVRDVVFPPGRHALYERNRYSPAIKSAGLLFVSGQVGSREDGSPEPDLRAQVRLAFTNLNAILNAAGCTFDDVIDVTVFMVDPQSTFEKAWEVVPEFWGEAPHPTITAVGVTWLYGFDFEIKVIAKLP from the coding sequence ATGACTGTTCGTGACGTTGTATTCCCGCCCGGCCGCCACGCATTGTACGAGCGCAATCGCTACTCGCCGGCGATCAAATCCGCCGGCTTGCTGTTTGTCTCGGGGCAGGTCGGCAGCCGCGAAGATGGCTCGCCCGAGCCCGATCTGCGCGCCCAGGTCCGCCTGGCCTTCACCAATCTCAATGCCATTCTCAATGCCGCCGGTTGCACCTTCGATGACGTGATTGACGTCACCGTGTTCATGGTCGATCCGCAGTCGACCTTCGAAAAGGCCTGGGAAGTGGTGCCGGAGTTCTGGGGCGAAGCGCCGCACCCGACCATCACGGCCGTCGGCGTGACCTGGCTGTATGGCTTCGACTTCGAGATCAAGGTCATCGCCAAGCTGCCTTAG
- a CDS encoding tRNA (adenine(22)-N(1))-methyltransferase, translated as MNEHTLSRRLERVAARVPADARLADIGSDHAYLPVALMRRGLIAMAVAGEVAATPFRAAERTVRENGFEARIRVRLADGLGAIETEDGISAISICGMGGETIRDIFEKGKSRLNGSERLILQPNGGEPELRQWLMDNGYRIVHEEILRENRFDYEIIVAEHTGPVAYSPEALYFGPLLMPARSPAFLEKWRRVLPYKLRTLADLQRARQAVPEDKLRDTAQQVRWITELLG; from the coding sequence TTGAACGAACACACATTGTCCAGGCGTCTGGAGCGGGTGGCGGCGCGGGTGCCGGCCGACGCGCGACTGGCCGACATCGGCTCCGATCACGCCTACCTGCCGGTGGCGTTGATGCGCCGTGGGCTCATTGCGATGGCAGTGGCGGGGGAGGTGGCGGCGACGCCGTTCAGGGCGGCGGAGCGTACCGTTCGCGAGAACGGCTTCGAGGCGCGAATCCGTGTGCGTCTGGCCGATGGCCTGGGAGCGATTGAGACGGAAGACGGCATCAGCGCAATCAGTATCTGCGGCATGGGCGGCGAGACGATTCGCGACATCTTCGAGAAGGGCAAATCGCGTCTTAATGGAAGCGAGCGCCTGATCCTGCAACCCAACGGCGGCGAGCCTGAGCTGCGCCAGTGGTTGATGGACAACGGTTACCGCATCGTCCATGAAGAAATCCTGCGGGAGAACCGCTTCGACTACGAAATCATCGTTGCCGAACACACTGGGCCGGTGGCATACAGCCCCGAAGCGCTGTACTTCGGGCCGTTGCTGATGCCGGCGCGCAGTCCGGCGTTTCTGGAAAAGTGGCGGCGCGTGCTGCCCTATAAACTGCGCACCCTGGCCGACTTGCAGCGGGCGCGGCAGGCGGTGCCGGAAGACAAGCTTCGCGACACCGCGCAGCAGGTGCGCTGGATCACCGAATTGCTCGGCTGA
- a CDS encoding sugar porter family MFS transporter, translating to MSSSTPSAAIGQPDEQRTSPRRLIFISVLVATMGALAFGYDTGIIAGALPFMTLPLDQGGLGLNPVSEGLITASLIVGAAFGSLASGYLSDRFGRRVTLRMLSLLFIVGALGTATAPSVPFMVAARFLLGIAVGGGSATVPVFIAEIAGPSRRARLVSRNELMIVSGQLLAYVLSAVLAALLHTPGIWRYMLAIAMVPGVLLLIGTFFVPPSPRWLASKGRFDEAQHVLEQLRDTKDAAKREVEEMKTQEKQAHKHVAARELLRQPWVLKLLLIGVGLGFTAQFTGVNAFMYYTPIILKHTGMGTNAALTATIGNGIVSVIATLLGIWAIGRYGRRHLLMTGLVIVIMMQAALGSVLMFMPQNLTQSYAALACILVFLLFMQMCISPVYWLLMSELFPMQVRGLLTGTAVSMQWLFNATVAFLFPIAVDTLGNPTFFVFAAINIGSLIFVFLCLPETKGKSLEQIEKHMKKEL from the coding sequence TCGGGTACGACACGGGGATCATCGCGGGCGCCCTGCCCTTCATGACTTTGCCCCTCGACCAGGGCGGTCTAGGCCTGAACCCGGTCAGCGAAGGGCTGATCACTGCATCGCTGATCGTCGGCGCCGCCTTCGGCTCACTGGCCAGCGGCTACCTGTCCGACCGCTTTGGCCGACGCGTGACCCTGCGCATGCTGTCGCTGTTGTTCATCGTCGGCGCCCTGGGTACGGCAACGGCGCCGTCGGTGCCATTCATGGTCGCCGCGCGCTTTCTGCTGGGCATCGCTGTCGGCGGTGGCTCGGCCACGGTGCCGGTGTTCATCGCCGAAATCGCCGGGCCGTCGCGCCGGGCGCGACTGGTCAGCCGCAACGAGCTGATGATCGTCAGCGGCCAGTTGCTGGCTTACGTGCTGAGCGCCGTGCTGGCTGCGTTGCTGCACACCCCCGGCATCTGGCGCTACATGCTGGCCATTGCAATGGTGCCGGGCGTGTTGCTGCTGATCGGTACGTTCTTCGTGCCGCCGTCGCCGCGCTGGCTGGCCTCCAAAGGCCGCTTCGATGAAGCGCAGCACGTGCTCGAGCAACTGCGTGACACCAAAGACGCCGCCAAGCGCGAAGTCGAGGAAATGAAAACCCAGGAAAAACAGGCCCACAAGCACGTCGCCGCTCGCGAGTTGCTGCGCCAGCCATGGGTGTTGAAGCTGTTGCTGATCGGTGTCGGGCTGGGCTTTACCGCGCAGTTCACCGGCGTCAACGCGTTCATGTACTACACGCCGATCATCCTCAAACACACCGGCATGGGCACCAACGCTGCGCTGACTGCGACCATCGGCAACGGCATCGTCTCGGTCATCGCGACCTTGCTGGGCATCTGGGCCATCGGCCGTTACGGGCGTCGTCACCTGCTGATGACCGGTCTGGTCATCGTGATCATGATGCAGGCGGCGCTGGGTAGCGTGCTGATGTTCATGCCGCAGAACCTGACCCAAAGCTATGCCGCACTGGCCTGCATTCTGGTGTTCCTGCTGTTCATGCAGATGTGCATCTCGCCGGTGTACTGGCTGCTGATGTCCGAGCTGTTCCCGATGCAGGTGCGCGGGCTGCTGACCGGCACGGCGGTGTCGATGCAGTGGCTGTTCAACGCGACCGTCGCGTTCCTCTTTCCGATCGCGGTGGACACCCTCGGCAACCCGACCTTCTTCGTATTTGCGGCGATCAACATCGGCTCGCTGATCTTCGTCTTCCTGTGCCTGCCGGAAACCAAGGGCAAGTCCCTTGAGCAGATCGAGAAGCACATGAAGAAGGAGCTTTGA